The proteins below are encoded in one region of Maribacter aestuarii:
- the ytxJ gene encoding bacillithiol system redox-active protein YtxJ: protein MGILGGLFGNKEDNKREELPKVPWVPLESMEQLDEIKTNSKGVPQVIFKHSTTCGISRMVLNMFTSSYNLEPGQMDFYFLDLHAFRGISNKIAERFQVMHQSPQLLVIKNGVVVAHDSHGAISEIDLEQYI, encoded by the coding sequence ATGGGAATATTAGGAGGTTTGTTTGGGAATAAAGAAGACAACAAAAGAGAAGAACTGCCAAAAGTTCCTTGGGTGCCGTTGGAATCGATGGAGCAGCTAGATGAAATAAAGACGAACTCTAAAGGTGTGCCCCAAGTAATCTTTAAACATTCTACGACCTGTGGAATTAGTAGAATGGTGCTGAATATGTTTACGTCCTCTTATAATTTGGAACCCGGTCAAATGGACTTTTATTTTTTAGATTTACACGCTTTCAGGGGAATATCGAATAAAATAGCGGAAAGGTTTCAGGTCATGCATCAATCACCTCAACTTCTGGTTATTAAAAATGGTGTAGTGGTGGCACACGATTCACATGGAGCGATATCGGAAATTGATTTGGAGCAATATATATGA